One region of Coregonus clupeaformis isolate EN_2021a chromosome 31, ASM2061545v1, whole genome shotgun sequence genomic DNA includes:
- the LOC121547210 gene encoding serine/threonine-protein kinase SBK1-like — MQDHGEERQVASSLPHSVKASLSLSPLGVGSGGGSPTSNVGYCGGGGVPVEDMQALAITSLPAADMAKHYEHICELGKGTYGKVDLVAHRTKGTKMALKFVTKSKTKLKSFLREYSLTGTLSCSPFIIKVLDVLFETEDSYVFGQEYAPAGDLFDIIPPQVGLPEEMVKRCMQQLGLALDFMHSKNLVHRDVKPENVLLFDRECRRVKLADFGMTRRLGCRVKRVSGTIPYTAPEVCRASRAEGFLVTTSLDIWAFGVLVFCMLTGNFPWEAALPADAFYDEFRRWQRAGCPTAAYPSQWRRFTDDALRMFQRLLAPEPEKRCGVKDVFCFVKYELVSELRRRASCRAKRGERSSSSGVCPAGCTSTSSSSSSSSRSHRHPEPSTPPGTTSLLRPAPLKRSVLSDPHSLREESPGQHHSSPGREKTKSQMVMATAIEICV, encoded by the exons TCTGCCCCACAGCGTCAAGGCgagcctgtctctgtctccgttGGGGGTGGGCAGTGGTGGGGGCTCTCCCACCTCCAACGTGGGCTACTGCGGTGGTGGAGGGGTGCCTGTGGAGGACATGCAGGCTCTGGCCATAACCTCCCTGCCGGCTGCAGACATGGCAAAACACTACGAGCACATCTGCGAGCTGGGCAAGGGTACCTATGGCAAGGTGGACCTGGTGGCACACCGCACAAAGG GCACCAAAATGGCTCTGAAGTTTGTGACTAAGAGCAAGACGAAGCTGAAGAGCTTCCTGAGGGAGTACAGCCTGACGGGAACACTGAGCTGTAGCCCCTTTATCATCAAAGTCCTGGACGTACTCTTCGAGACCGAGGATAGCTACGTCTTCGGACAGGAGTATGCCCCTGCAGGAGACCTGTTCGACATCATTCCTCCCCAG GTGGGTCTTCCGGAGGAGATGGTGAAGCGCTGTATGCAGCAGCTGGGTCTGGCTCTGGACTTCATGCACAGCAAGAACCTGGTGCACCGTGACGTCAAGCCCGAGAACGTGCTCCTCTTCGACCGCGAGTGCCGACGCGTCAAGCTGGCTGACTTCGGCATGACGCGGAGACTGGGCTGCCGGGTGAAGCGCGTGAGTGGCACCATCCCGTACACGGCGCCGGAGGTGTGCCGCGCCAGTCGTGCCGAAGGCTTCCTGGTGACCACCAGTCTGGACATCTGGGCATTCGGAGTGCTTGTCTTCTGCATGCTGACTGGCAACTTTCCCTGGGAGGCAGCGCTGCCCGCTGACGCCTTCTATGATGAGTTCCGGCGCTGGCAGCGGGCGGGGTGCCCCACAGCGGCCTATCCATCCCAGTGGCGCCGCTTCACTGATGACGCCCTGCGCATGTTCCAGCGGCTGCTAGCTCCCGAACCTGAGAAGCGCTGTGGCGTGAAGGATGTCTTCTGCTTTGTCAAGTACGAGCTGGTCAGCGAGCTCCGACGCCGTGCCTCCTGCCGAGCCAAGAGAGGTGAGAGGTCCAGTTCATCTGGTGTATGCCCTGCAGGCTgcacctctacctcctcttcgtcctcctcctCATCGCGCTCCCACAGACACCCAGAGCCCTCCACCCCCCCAGGGACGACCTCCCTCTTGCGCCCAGCGCCCCTGAAGAGGAGCGTCCTCTCTGACCCCCACTCCCTTCGAGAGGAGTCTCCTGGCCAGCACCACTCTTCTCCAGGTCGAGAGAAGACCAAGAGCCAGATGGTGATGGCTACTGCCATAGAGATCTGTGTCTGA